One window of Robiginitalea biformata HTCC2501 genomic DNA carries:
- a CDS encoding GreA/GreB family elongation factor, with protein MKYKQLLIEKKEYVLLKRYVNLSAHYHDATLWQSIQKLLTELDSAKIVDEAEMQNDVVRFHSIITVTSENGWSRRVQLVLPPERDVSKDKISILTPMGIALFGYAEGDTVSWEFPSGPKRLRIEKVEQEPVFIDTNLLI; from the coding sequence ATGAAATACAAACAATTACTTATTGAGAAAAAGGAATACGTCCTGCTGAAACGGTACGTAAACCTGAGTGCCCATTACCACGATGCCACGCTTTGGCAATCCATTCAGAAGTTGCTCACCGAACTCGATTCCGCCAAAATCGTGGACGAGGCGGAAATGCAAAACGACGTAGTGCGCTTCCACTCAATTATAACCGTCACATCGGAAAATGGCTGGAGCCGTCGTGTACAGCTGGTGCTCCCCCCCGAGAGGGACGTCAGCAAAGACAAGATTTCCATCCTCACACCCATGGGAATCGCGCTCTTCGGGTATGCCGAAGGCGATACGGTTTCCTGGGAGTTTCCCTCGGGTCCCAAGCGACTACGGATTGAAAAGGTAGAACAGGAACCTGTTTTTATTGACACAAATCTATTGATATGA
- a CDS encoding group III truncated hemoglobin, with translation MEKGDIANRKDVARLVRTFYGKIRQHPVLGPIFEQNITDWEGHFEVLTDFWESQLFPVKKYWGNPVTAHQQVDVQSGGTITMDHFGQWINLWTETLDELFEGDNAWIAKNRARKMSTMLFLKIYEARKR, from the coding sequence ATGGAAAAAGGCGATATTGCAAATCGGAAGGATGTAGCACGGCTCGTGCGCACATTCTACGGTAAAATCAGGCAGCACCCGGTACTCGGGCCCATTTTTGAGCAAAACATCACCGACTGGGAAGGCCATTTTGAGGTATTGACGGACTTTTGGGAAAGCCAGCTCTTCCCGGTGAAAAAATACTGGGGCAACCCTGTTACGGCTCATCAGCAGGTGGATGTACAAAGTGGTGGCACCATTACCATGGACCACTTTGGCCAGTGGATCAACCTGTGGACGGAAACCCTGGACGAACTCTTTGAGGGGGATAATGCCTGGATTGCCAAAAACCGGGCGCGGAAAATGAGTACGATGCTGTTTCTTAAAATCTACGAGGCCCGCAAACGATGA
- a CDS encoding universal stress protein encodes MGIQNILVLTDFSKNAWEALEYARRLFQGEGCDIYLLNCYRREGFGPNRMHALDPDDGLNTQYRQHSERGLGRILSRIMEERPADGHKYYAISHAGGLEQAIEQVMKANNIDLLVMGMCGMTICSDKPYSRKVLRIARKIRNIPLLVVPVGARFETRCEILLLADLSRLADPEQITRMSEVAQLCHASVRVLTACRGHVAEADYRKQKLAWRSRLNGVTNSFQDLGRSGYFNAFSGVLRTNGKLLGHFRKKPNIWQRIGIKSPDSARILRNTKNPVLLL; translated from the coding sequence ATGGGCATCCAGAATATTCTCGTCCTTACAGATTTTTCAAAAAATGCCTGGGAAGCTTTGGAATATGCCCGGAGGCTTTTCCAGGGTGAAGGCTGCGACATATATCTCCTCAACTGCTATCGGCGTGAGGGATTTGGACCGAACCGGATGCACGCACTCGACCCGGACGATGGACTGAATACCCAATACCGGCAGCATTCCGAACGGGGACTTGGCAGGATCCTGAGCCGGATCATGGAAGAAAGGCCGGCGGACGGCCATAAATATTATGCCATCAGTCATGCGGGAGGACTGGAACAGGCTATAGAACAAGTGATGAAAGCCAACAACATCGACCTGCTGGTCATGGGCATGTGCGGAATGACAATCTGTTCCGACAAACCTTATAGCAGGAAAGTTTTGCGAATCGCCAGGAAAATCCGCAATATTCCATTACTGGTCGTGCCGGTGGGGGCCCGGTTTGAAACACGTTGCGAGATCCTTCTTTTAGCCGATCTTTCCCGACTGGCCGATCCGGAACAGATAACCCGGATGAGCGAGGTTGCCCAACTTTGCCATGCGAGTGTCCGTGTGCTGACAGCTTGCCGCGGTCATGTCGCGGAGGCCGACTACAGGAAACAGAAACTGGCATGGCGCAGCCGGCTCAACGGCGTTACCAATTCCTTTCAGGACCTGGGTCGTTCCGGATATTTCAACGCTTTCTCCGGTGTCCTGAGAACAAACGGCAAACTCCTGGGCCATTTTCGAAAAAAACCCAATATATGGCAGCGAATAGGGATCAAAAGCCCGGATAGTGCCCGTATCCTCAGGAATACAAAGAATCCGGTTTTGCTTCTCTGA
- a CDS encoding sensor histidine kinase gives MMNNTEAKLRERIKELTCLYEVTSIIVNTNFDRMEDSFSAIAQCLQRAWQYASDAEVSIRCGEFEANTPAFREDLLMLSTDIRVFNEPEGEIRVGYPTQKYGHSDFLEEERDLLHSVSLALGSLMERKNIREQEALIRRQVERTDRLNILGEITAGIAHELNTPLANILGFAELIQERATDPKTIEDLDRIIENAIFSREVVKKLMFFACEIPQKVESIHLNTAIEEVVSLLTPNFRSKQLTYSSTLPDRDIQLHVDRIQITQVLFNLVMNAIYASPEKSRITIAVREKNNRVLISVSDEGSGIDPAISEKVFEPFFTTKPLGEGSGLGLSVVHGIVSSHGGSITHKPNRPKGTVFTVDFPKLD, from the coding sequence ATGATGAATAATACTGAAGCCAAGTTAAGGGAACGCATCAAGGAGCTGACCTGCCTCTACGAGGTGACTTCCATTATCGTAAACACGAATTTCGACCGGATGGAAGATTCGTTTTCGGCCATCGCGCAATGCCTGCAGCGGGCCTGGCAATACGCCTCAGATGCTGAGGTATCCATCCGGTGCGGGGAATTTGAGGCAAACACTCCGGCATTCCGGGAGGACCTGCTCATGTTGTCCACTGACATCCGGGTATTTAACGAGCCCGAAGGGGAAATCCGCGTGGGATATCCGACACAGAAATACGGGCATTCAGACTTTCTGGAAGAGGAACGGGATCTTCTCCATAGTGTCAGTCTGGCCCTTGGAAGCCTGATGGAGCGTAAAAATATCCGGGAACAGGAAGCCCTGATCCGGCGGCAAGTGGAGCGAACGGACCGGCTGAACATCCTGGGTGAAATTACGGCCGGGATTGCGCACGAACTCAATACGCCACTGGCCAACATCCTGGGTTTTGCCGAATTGATCCAGGAACGGGCTACCGACCCAAAAACAATCGAAGACCTGGACCGGATTATCGAGAACGCCATTTTTTCACGCGAAGTGGTAAAGAAGCTTATGTTTTTTGCCTGCGAGATCCCCCAAAAAGTGGAATCTATCCATTTGAACACGGCCATTGAAGAGGTGGTTTCCCTGTTAACCCCAAACTTTCGTTCCAAGCAATTAACCTACTCGTCTACCCTGCCCGACCGGGACATCCAGTTGCACGTAGACCGGATTCAGATAACTCAGGTCCTCTTTAACCTGGTAATGAATGCTATTTACGCCTCACCCGAAAAAAGCCGGATTACCATAGCGGTACGCGAAAAGAACAACCGTGTTCTCATTTCGGTTTCTGATGAGGGAAGTGGAATTGATCCGGCTATTTCGGAGAAAGTTTTCGAACCATTTTTTACGACAAAGCCCCTGGGGGAGGGATCGGGCCTGGGACTCAGTGTGGTCCATGGCATTGTAAGCAGCCACGGAGGTTCGATCACCCACAAGCCTAACCGGCCAAAGGGTACGGTGTTTACCGTGGATTTTCCTAAATTGGACTAA
- a CDS encoding SDR family NAD(P)-dependent oxidoreductase: protein MRNSHEKVGIITGASRGFGLSTAKLLAEIRNYQIIGTSTTGAHSCEHAQFSGFALNLSDPDSIRSFVSEMEGIELDFLVNNAGILLEEWDSTEITQELLRQTFEVNLFGTVALTEGLLPLLRPKAHIINVASDWGSFSGSSSPYQPHYKMSKAALNMYTKVLAERLVDRNIRVSSFDPGWIRTDMGGSQATRNPGEVALELLNLLESDAASGHFWHRGTVRDW, encoded by the coding sequence ATGAGAAACTCTCATGAAAAAGTCGGTATCATCACGGGAGCCAGCCGGGGCTTTGGCCTGTCAACAGCCAAGCTATTGGCGGAGATCCGAAACTACCAGATAATAGGCACCTCCACAACTGGCGCTCATTCCTGTGAACATGCACAATTTAGCGGTTTTGCACTTAATTTGTCCGATCCGGACTCCATCAGGTCTTTTGTCTCTGAAATGGAGGGTATTGAACTCGACTTTTTGGTGAACAACGCTGGCATATTGCTGGAAGAATGGGATTCAACGGAAATTACTCAGGAATTGCTCAGACAAACTTTCGAAGTTAACCTTTTTGGAACGGTGGCCCTTACTGAGGGGCTGCTTCCTCTTTTAAGACCGAAAGCCCATATTATAAACGTTGCCTCAGATTGGGGTTCTTTTAGCGGTTCCTCTTCCCCCTACCAACCGCATTACAAAATGTCAAAAGCAGCGTTGAACATGTATACGAAAGTGCTGGCTGAACGACTCGTCGACAGAAATATAAGGGTCTCTTCCTTTGACCCGGGGTGGATTCGAACCGATATGGGCGGGAGTCAGGCTACGCGAAACCCAGGTGAAGTAGCTTTGGAACTATTGAATTTACTAGAAAGTGATGCCGCAAGTGGTCATTTCTGGCATCGGGGAACCGTCCGGGACTGGTAA
- a CDS encoding Glu/Leu/Phe/Val family dehydrogenase produces the protein MVIKEPKSKKPVKQGMLDNVMRQFDHAADLLELNPNIRKILEVTNNELLVHFPVRMDDGTVKIFTGYRVQHNNALGPYKGGLRYHPTVDIDAAKALAMWMTWKTSLAGLPFGGAKGGIQLDPSRYSQEELQRITRRFTFALGDNIGPELDIPAPDVNTTAQTMAWILDTYMSTKSPAERSTNLHVVTGKPIGAGGSAGRDRATGYGVYLTIKFWAETRGHTLHGKTFAVQGFGNVGYWASHFLEEEGGVLIGVQDASGTLYRAEGIDVGELAEYARANRGRIHGFSKASPIDSGDFFGLDCDILIPAALGNQITAKNAPDIKASLIAEGANGPTDVSAEAILLEKQVDIIPDILCNSGGVIGSYFEWLQNKNSEIWPMEEVMDRLEKKMRESFNRVTAEAEERQVDWRSAAFIIAIERLADAYTQRGIFP, from the coding sequence ATGGTTATAAAAGAACCGAAATCAAAAAAGCCTGTAAAACAGGGCATGCTGGATAATGTCATGCGGCAATTCGATCATGCCGCGGACCTTTTGGAACTGAATCCGAATATCCGCAAGATACTGGAAGTCACAAACAACGAGCTACTGGTTCATTTTCCCGTGCGTATGGATGATGGGACAGTGAAAATATTCACTGGCTACCGCGTTCAGCACAACAATGCACTCGGCCCCTACAAAGGGGGGTTGCGCTATCACCCCACCGTGGATATAGACGCCGCCAAGGCACTGGCCATGTGGATGACCTGGAAAACATCCCTGGCCGGACTGCCTTTTGGCGGGGCTAAAGGGGGAATCCAGCTCGATCCGTCACGCTACTCCCAGGAAGAACTCCAGAGGATCACGCGCCGTTTTACATTCGCCCTCGGGGACAACATCGGGCCGGAGCTGGACATCCCCGCGCCGGACGTCAATACCACCGCCCAAACCATGGCGTGGATACTGGATACCTACATGAGTACCAAGTCCCCTGCCGAACGCTCCACGAACCTCCACGTGGTTACCGGCAAACCGATAGGTGCTGGGGGATCGGCCGGAAGGGACCGGGCAACCGGATATGGCGTATACCTGACGATTAAATTCTGGGCAGAAACCCGGGGCCATACCCTTCACGGCAAAACTTTTGCCGTTCAGGGATTTGGAAACGTGGGCTACTGGGCTTCGCACTTCCTGGAGGAAGAAGGCGGGGTCCTGATTGGCGTACAGGATGCTTCCGGCACCCTATACCGGGCCGAAGGTATCGACGTAGGGGAACTTGCCGAATACGCCCGTGCCAACAGGGGCCGGATTCACGGGTTTTCAAAAGCCAGCCCGATAGACAGCGGGGATTTCTTTGGCCTGGACTGTGACATACTTATCCCCGCTGCACTTGGAAACCAGATCACGGCAAAAAACGCCCCGGACATCAAGGCTTCCCTGATTGCGGAAGGTGCCAACGGGCCCACAGACGTTTCGGCCGAAGCCATCCTTTTGGAAAAACAGGTGGATATCATCCCGGATATCCTCTGTAATTCCGGTGGGGTCATCGGCAGTTATTTTGAATGGCTCCAGAACAAAAACAGTGAAATCTGGCCCATGGAAGAAGTGATGGACCGCCTGGAAAAGAAAATGCGCGAATCTTTCAACCGGGTGACAGCGGAGGCTGAGGAGCGCCAGGTAGACTGGCGATCGGCTGCATTCATCATCGCGATTGAGCGGCTGGCGGATGCCTATACGCAGCGCGGAATTTTCCCATAA
- a CDS encoding MCP four helix bundle domain-containing protein — MFTRLTMAQRIQAGLILALAFLLVLGSNRLDQKHFTTVQHTVNSVYKDRVVVQGYLYELNNMVHQRELRLAGMENGADLEADRQKAEELITSLGATYLTPEETVLFRELVREFENLHNWEADTVLPGNGERMGKRAEGLAILRGIHRKLDGLVQVQLKESEELTAISKKSLGMNKLLSKLEVAFMVLIGILILVLVFYPNKRPDNQPAGEWMNFN; from the coding sequence ATGTTCACCAGACTCACAATGGCCCAACGCATCCAGGCAGGTTTGATCCTGGCACTGGCCTTTTTATTAGTCCTCGGCTCCAATCGGTTGGATCAAAAGCACTTCACAACTGTTCAGCATACGGTTAATTCCGTTTACAAGGACCGCGTGGTTGTCCAGGGGTACTTATACGAACTCAACAACATGGTCCACCAAAGGGAACTGCGGCTTGCCGGCATGGAAAACGGGGCGGATTTAGAGGCCGACCGACAAAAGGCCGAAGAGCTCATCACGTCACTGGGTGCGACCTACCTTACCCCCGAAGAGACCGTACTCTTCAGGGAACTCGTGCGCGAGTTCGAGAATTTACACAATTGGGAGGCGGATACCGTATTGCCTGGCAACGGCGAACGTATGGGAAAACGAGCCGAGGGGCTGGCCATCCTCCGGGGCATCCACCGCAAACTGGATGGACTGGTGCAGGTCCAGCTTAAAGAAAGTGAAGAACTGACCGCAATTTCGAAGAAATCCCTCGGCATGAACAAGCTCTTATCCAAACTCGAGGTTGCGTTTATGGTATTGATCGGCATCCTCATCCTGGTCCTGGTGTTCTATCCCAATAAACGACCAGACAATCAGCCTGCAGGCGAATGGATGAATTTCAATTAA
- a CDS encoding mechanosensitive ion channel family protein: MQENLPHILLDFLVDSGVSESVAQQINLWLLLLVILLVAWLMDLLIWKVLRLVSVRLSRRTRTRFDDFLVANRVPRYVAHIFPLLFLMEVLPLAFVDFEYMQRLVDRILMVMGVLLGLFVIKSVLSSARDYLKTLPHLRDKPLDSYIQVVMIFSWIGGILTILAILTDTTIWKFFTALGAASAVVLLIFKDSILGLVASIQVSINDMVRIGDWITFEKYGADGDVIEISLATVKVQNFDKTITTIPTYALISDSFKNWRGMQASGGRRIKRALHISQRSIRFLSPEDVESLKKIQLIGPYLADRSEKIDAHNAQNNIDKSLAINGRNLTNIGVFRKYIQEYLENNPAIHKKMTLMVRQLPPTAQGVPLEIYAFSRDKKWENYEYIMADIFDHLLVALPYFDLELFEFPVHFPGVADA, from the coding sequence ATGCAAGAGAACCTACCGCACATCCTGCTCGATTTCCTGGTCGATTCAGGGGTCAGTGAGTCGGTGGCGCAGCAGATCAACCTGTGGCTTTTGTTGCTGGTGATCCTGCTGGTCGCCTGGCTGATGGACCTGCTGATCTGGAAGGTGTTGCGCCTGGTTTCCGTCCGGCTTTCCCGCCGAACGCGGACCCGGTTCGACGATTTCCTGGTGGCCAACCGGGTACCGAGGTATGTGGCCCATATCTTCCCGCTTCTCTTTTTGATGGAAGTTTTGCCGCTGGCCTTTGTGGATTTTGAGTACATGCAGCGACTGGTAGACCGTATCCTCATGGTGATGGGCGTTTTGCTGGGGCTGTTTGTGATCAAAAGCGTACTATCCAGTGCGCGGGATTACCTCAAGACGCTGCCCCACCTGCGCGACAAACCCCTGGACAGCTATATACAGGTAGTGATGATCTTTTCCTGGATCGGCGGTATCCTGACCATCCTGGCCATCCTCACCGATACGACCATCTGGAAATTTTTTACAGCCCTGGGGGCGGCGTCGGCCGTGGTGTTGCTGATCTTTAAGGACTCCATCCTGGGCCTAGTGGCGAGCATACAGGTGAGCATCAACGATATGGTGCGTATCGGCGACTGGATTACCTTTGAGAAGTACGGGGCCGACGGGGACGTGATCGAGATCAGCCTGGCGACGGTGAAAGTGCAGAACTTCGACAAGACGATCACCACCATCCCCACCTATGCGCTGATTTCCGATTCGTTTAAAAACTGGAGGGGGATGCAGGCCTCCGGGGGCCGCCGCATCAAACGCGCCCTGCATATCAGCCAGCGGAGCATCCGTTTCCTGAGCCCGGAGGATGTGGAGTCCCTGAAGAAAATCCAGCTCATCGGGCCGTACCTCGCGGACCGGTCGGAGAAAATCGACGCCCACAACGCCCAGAACAATATCGACAAAAGCCTGGCCATCAACGGCCGGAACCTGACCAACATCGGGGTCTTCCGCAAGTATATCCAGGAATACCTGGAGAACAACCCGGCCATCCACAAGAAGATGACCCTGATGGTGCGGCAACTGCCGCCAACGGCCCAGGGAGTACCCCTGGAAATTTACGCCTTCAGCCGGGACAAGAAGTGGGAGAACTACGAGTATATCATGGCGGACATCTTCGACCACCTCCTGGTGGCCCTGCCGTATTTTGACCTGGAATTGTTTGAATTCCCGGTGCATTTTCCGGGGGTAGCGGATGCGTAG
- a CDS encoding GreA/GreB family elongation factor, whose product MMKYGKLVFERQEYDALLMSLEANRVYDDYAHQHAARLLKRNMASALILDQGECPDDVVRPDVWVTLKGVPSYRRTVRLASSGKPITTPGDISVISALGASIIGRSEGDVILFGQPGNTMSLTIAKISSNHTTSISLAPGTSPEPSTAI is encoded by the coding sequence ATGATGAAATACGGAAAACTCGTTTTTGAAAGGCAGGAATACGATGCCCTGCTGATGTCCCTGGAGGCGAATCGGGTATACGATGACTACGCCCACCAACACGCCGCGAGGCTACTCAAGAGGAACATGGCATCTGCCTTAATCCTGGATCAGGGTGAATGCCCCGACGACGTGGTACGTCCAGATGTCTGGGTGACCCTGAAAGGCGTCCCGTCATATCGACGAACCGTCCGGTTAGCTTCCTCAGGGAAACCCATTACAACCCCCGGCGATATATCAGTTATCAGCGCTTTGGGAGCTTCGATTATCGGCCGATCTGAAGGAGATGTCATTTTGTTCGGCCAACCGGGGAATACGATGTCCCTCACAATTGCCAAAATCAGTAGTAACCACACCACTTCCATTAGTCTGGCACCCGGGACCAGTCCGGAACCTTCCACCGCCATTTAA
- a CDS encoding sigma-54-dependent transcriptional regulator — MGLRKENILMVDDDVGILELLQRHLQSLGYHTFKALSVKEALFILKDSPIDLLITDIQMPEVDGLQLVRYAEEHYPGMPKLVITGYPSVAGAQETFRSGAADYLTKPFTREELKQAVRKALASDSRKPDAPTAPTLSTGAGYAEMVGDSQPFRNLVEIISRVRDNRATLLVHGESGTGKELVARAVHYSGKFARGPFVAVNCAAIPENLQEAELFGYVKGAFTDARETRTGFFQAAERGTLFLDEIGSASQAVQAKLLRALQEKEITKVGSRKTEKVDLRVIAATNSNLREAIAKKEFREDLFYRLTVVEIEVPPLRDRKSDIPLLTTRFLQKYGVEYRDRLLKIDPEALQILQDYHWPGNIRELENVIQRAVIMSDGTVGPEHLPGHLKFQIDFPQDGFASLREMERDYVRRVLAHTGGNKTRAAEILQIDRKTLREKLK; from the coding sequence ATGGGCCTGCGGAAAGAAAACATCCTGATGGTCGACGACGACGTCGGCATCCTGGAGCTGTTACAGCGCCATCTCCAGTCGCTGGGCTACCACACTTTCAAAGCGCTGTCCGTCAAAGAGGCACTTTTTATCCTGAAGGACTCCCCGATTGATTTGTTGATAACCGATATACAGATGCCGGAAGTGGACGGGCTGCAGTTGGTCCGATATGCGGAGGAGCACTACCCGGGCATGCCCAAACTGGTCATTACGGGATACCCCTCCGTGGCGGGAGCACAGGAAACCTTTCGGTCCGGGGCCGCGGATTACCTCACCAAACCCTTTACCAGAGAGGAGTTGAAACAAGCTGTCCGGAAGGCCCTTGCATCCGACAGCAGGAAGCCAGATGCCCCCACTGCCCCTACCCTCTCCACCGGTGCGGGATACGCCGAGATGGTGGGTGATTCCCAACCATTCCGGAACCTGGTGGAAATCATTTCACGTGTCAGGGACAACCGGGCCACCTTACTCGTCCACGGGGAAAGCGGGACAGGAAAAGAACTCGTAGCCCGGGCGGTGCATTATTCGGGCAAATTCGCCAGGGGTCCTTTTGTTGCGGTCAACTGTGCTGCGATTCCTGAAAACCTGCAGGAAGCCGAACTGTTCGGTTACGTAAAGGGCGCCTTTACGGATGCCCGGGAAACACGGACAGGTTTCTTTCAGGCAGCAGAAAGGGGAACCCTTTTCCTCGATGAAATCGGGTCGGCCTCCCAGGCTGTCCAGGCAAAATTACTGCGTGCCTTGCAGGAAAAGGAAATCACCAAAGTGGGCTCCCGCAAAACCGAGAAGGTAGATTTGCGTGTTATCGCTGCGACCAACAGCAACCTCCGCGAAGCGATTGCCAAAAAGGAGTTTCGAGAAGATTTATTCTATCGGCTCACCGTAGTGGAGATCGAGGTCCCCCCGTTGCGCGACCGAAAATCGGACATTCCATTGTTGACCACCCGGTTCCTTCAAAAATACGGGGTGGAATACCGGGATCGGTTATTGAAGATCGACCCGGAGGCCCTGCAGATTCTGCAAGACTACCATTGGCCGGGCAATATCCGGGAACTTGAGAATGTCATCCAGCGCGCCGTAATTATGAGCGATGGTACCGTGGGGCCGGAACACCTCCCGGGCCACCTGAAATTCCAGATTGATTTTCCCCAGGATGGTTTCGCAAGCCTCCGGGAGATGGAGCGGGATTACGTCCGCCGCGTATTGGCGCATACGGGAGGAAACAAAACGCGGGCTGCCGAAATCCTGCAGATCGACCGGAAGACATTGCGGGAAAAACTCAAATAG
- the ric gene encoding iron-sulfur cluster repair di-iron protein, whose product MEQTLQQPIGQWVADDYRTAQVFKKHKIDFCCKGNRTVAEVALKKGLDPDNLLQELTAVLRSEGPREDCTSWPLDLLADYIEKIHHRYVEATLPTLKQYLDKLCKVHGERHPELHEIREHLYASAGELAMHMKKEELVLFPWIRKMENARQSGTSPGRPKFKTVKNPIAAMMDEHDNEGERFRKIAALSDDYQAPSDACATYRVAYALLQEFEADLHRHIHLENNILFPKAQELERVFTAPSGNRG is encoded by the coding sequence ATGGAACAAACACTCCAACAACCAATCGGCCAATGGGTAGCCGACGACTATCGTACGGCCCAGGTATTCAAAAAACACAAGATCGACTTTTGCTGCAAGGGCAACCGGACGGTTGCAGAAGTGGCCCTCAAAAAAGGACTTGACCCGGATAACCTCCTGCAAGAACTGACAGCAGTCCTCAGGAGCGAAGGGCCCCGGGAAGATTGTACCTCCTGGCCCCTGGACCTCCTGGCTGATTACATCGAAAAAATCCACCACCGGTATGTGGAGGCCACGCTGCCCACCCTAAAGCAATACCTGGACAAACTCTGTAAGGTCCACGGTGAGCGCCACCCGGAACTCCACGAGATCCGGGAGCATCTGTACGCATCTGCCGGGGAACTCGCCATGCACATGAAAAAAGAAGAACTGGTACTGTTCCCCTGGATTCGCAAGATGGAAAACGCCCGGCAAAGCGGGACTTCTCCCGGACGACCTAAATTCAAGACCGTAAAAAACCCGATTGCCGCCATGATGGACGAACACGACAACGAAGGGGAACGCTTCCGCAAAATCGCGGCGCTCAGCGACGACTACCAGGCCCCTTCGGACGCTTGTGCCACCTATCGTGTGGCCTACGCCCTGTTGCAGGAATTTGAAGCCGACCTCCACCGGCATATCCATTTGGAAAACAACATCCTGTTCCCGAAAGCGCAGGAATTGGAACGGGTATTCACAGCGCCTTCCGGCAACCGCGGCTAA
- a CDS encoding RrF2 family transcriptional regulator: MFSKACEYGIRAVVYIAHKSLEGQRVSLKEIADAIDSPVAFTAKILQQLSRNGLVDSVKGASGGFEMSEGRIREVRLADIVSVVDGNRVYEGCGLGLKKCNEHKPCPVHWEFVEVRDRLKALLETTSIHDMTLGVGSGISYLKR, from the coding sequence ATGTTTTCAAAAGCCTGCGAATATGGAATTCGGGCGGTGGTATATATCGCCCACAAATCCCTGGAAGGGCAAAGGGTCAGCTTAAAGGAGATTGCGGATGCTATCGATTCACCAGTGGCCTTCACGGCCAAGATACTCCAGCAATTATCGCGAAATGGCCTTGTCGATTCCGTTAAAGGTGCCTCAGGGGGTTTTGAGATGAGCGAAGGACGGATCCGAGAAGTCAGGCTGGCAGATATCGTTTCCGTCGTAGACGGCAACCGCGTCTATGAGGGTTGCGGTTTGGGGCTGAAAAAATGCAACGAACATAAGCCCTGTCCGGTGCACTGGGAATTCGTCGAAGTGCGGGACCGGCTCAAGGCCTTGTTGGAAACCACCAGCATCCACGATATGACCCTGGGGGTCGGGAGTGGGATCAGCTACCTGAAGCGCTGA